From the Paenibacillus sp. MMS20-IR301 genome, the window TTCGTCCATTTCCGCGATGTGGCGGGGACGCCGGAGAAATTCCAGGAGACCTTCCACGACGACGGCAAAACCGATATGTTCGAAGCGATGAAAACCTACTACGAGGTCGGCTTCAAGGGACCCGTCCGGGCAGACCATGTGCCGACGATGGCCGGCGAGAGCAATCAATATCCGGGATACGAGGTGCTTGGACGCCTGTTCGGCAACGGCTATCTGATCGGGCTGATGGAAGCTGCCGGGTATAAACGGTAAATTGCTGGATATAAACGGTAAATTGCCGGATGTAGACGGTAGCTTTAGAGTATAAACGGTAAGTTGCCGGATGTAAACGGTAAGCTGCAGGATATAAACGGTAAGTTTTAGGCTGAAAAGCTATGATCGTAGTATATGTTTGAGCTTGAGCAGCAGCTTAAGACAAACCACAAATAGAGCATGTCTCCATACTGGAGATGTGCTCTGTTTGGTTTGATGTGGATGAGCTTGAAGGGAAGTAATGTGAAGGGAGGTAGTGTGATGGGAAGTGGTGTGATGGGAAGTGGTGTTTAGTGGATGCAGTGTGATGCATAGTGTATCCGGCCGCCGCTAAGCAGTTCATAGGTCCGCGCACCGCCTGCCCGCTGGTAGCAAAGGATAAATTAAGTGGAAAAATGACAACTAATTCTAGAGTAATCTCCGGATTCAGAGAATTAATTGGAAAAACAACACTTAAATCGGCCCGGGAAGCTAAATCGGCGGGATTCGGGCAGGATTAAGTGCTGTAAATCCACTTAATTCCATCCCGGCGGCAGAATCCAGCCCAATAAGTGTCATTTATCCACTTAAACCCTGCCGCCTACCGGCCAACACACCCGCCCCGCCGCAAGCCTGCCGCCTACCGGCCAACACACCCGCCCCGCCGCCAACCCTGCCGCCTACCGCCAACACACCCGCCCGCCGCAAGCCTGCCGCCAAAGTGCTGCAGTACCTGCAGCTCCTTCCCGCACTCAGAAGGTAATCTTCTGCTCTATCATCATCCGGCCGATCTCGAAGATAGCGGCGCATTCCGCGAACATGACCTCGGAGATGACCGACTGGTCGTGCCTGCGGTAGTAATATTTCCCGTCCGTGTAGACATGGTCGTAGATTGGGCTGATATCGAACACCGAGGTCGGGTACAAATCGCCTTCCCCCTTGGCGATGCCGGCAGTGACCGAATGGTGCCCGGAGCCTTCGACGAAGGCGATCCCGAGCGGAAGCCAGAGAATGACCTGGTGGCCGGCGTCCTGTCTCCAGCCGCCGTTAAGTGTACCTTCGCCGATGCGGATCAGGCTGTCCCGTAATTTCCGGGGAATCCAGGGGGAAGGGAAGACCAGATCACGCGACAGGTGGATCGCTTTGCTGTTATCATCTATGGGTTTCATCAGAAAATGAAAGCTTTGCCCGCCCGGAGTAACCTCTGCCCATTCATCAAAGAACAGATTATCCGAGAAGATCCGCTCAAGCTGGTCGATCTCCCCGTGCAGCACAGGTGCCAGCATCAGCTCGCTCTGGATCCGCCGGCCGATCAGCCGGATGAAGTCGATAATGGGATGGGTCTCGGGCTGGAAGTACCCGTAATTAATATCGTAATAGAAACCGAGATTCTCATTGATTAAATCCTTGGCAAAGGCCATGAGATGATCAAAGTCTTGCTTCGTGTTCATGCAGGAACTGCTCCTTCAGTCGTATAATATTTTGCTTATCATAATACGCCCGAAAACAGTCTGTCTGTGATGAATAAAGCAGGTAAAGAATGGTGTGTTCTGGCAGAAATATCAACCCTGTGCGGAGCAGCGGAGAATATGAAATGCCGCGTAAAAAGATGCCCCGGCGGCCAGAAATGTACTGGGTGCCAGGGCATCTTTTATCAAGCAAGGCTTAGGCGCTATGCGCAGCCGTCCGTACCGGGAACATCCGGGTGAACAGGAAGCGGGTCAGCGGACCGACTACCAGCAGCTGCAGCGGCAAGGCGCAAATGAAGTTAAGCCCCAGAACTCTGAAGTAGTTGCGGAAGAAGTTGTCCCCGAATCCGAAGTGTGCTAGTGTGCCATATAGAGACATGAGAATGACCATGCCGCAGACCATGAAGCAAGAAATCGTCAGTACTTTCTGGATGGCAGGTGAGGCAGGCTTTACAATCTTGAAGGCAAGGCCTTTGGCGATTTTACTGACGATAACAATATCGCAGAATAAGGCGACGATCAGCGCCGGAATCAAGCCCTCAGCCACATGCACGACCAGCTTATTATTGAACCCGCTAGAGATAATCACATTATAGAAAGACATAAAGACGACCATGAAAAAACACATAATGCTGGTGAAGATTAAAGCTTCTTTTTTGTTACTGCCCATTTCTCAAACTCCCTTAAAGTTAAGTTTTATAAACTTCACTCATATTAGCAGGGGGCGGAATTATTGTCAACCTAGTTGACAATAATGGAATGAAGATGTTTATTTGCTGTAACTGTATATGTGAATTTGGAGGCTTCTATATGAAAGAGTATATTCAGGATTTGAATTTGATAGATTTACTTAGTGAAAAGCATAAGGTGCTGCGGGACAAGGTCAATCTGCTGAGCGGAGAGCCGCTGAATAAGACAGAGACGCATATTCTGGCGATGCTGGAGCTGCATGAGATGCTGTCTATTTCCGAGCTCAGCCGGATGATCAGCATCTCCCGCCAGGGAACGCAGAAGACGATTAATAATCTGCTTGCCGAGGGTTACGCGGGGACGGCTGCCGTGGAAGGGAATAACCGGGACAAGCATATCGTGCTTACGGAGAAAGGTGCCGCAGCCTGCAGAAGCATGCTGGAGATCAAGCAGGGCATTGAGGCGGAGATTGCGGCCAAGATCGGCAAGGAGCAGGTGGAGAACCTGCGCAGACTGCTCACGGCAGACTGGCTGTAGCAGCCGGATTGTACCTGAGCGCACAGGCCGGTTCATTATCACAGCTTGTTCCGGCATCCGTACCGGATAATTGAAACAGGGTCCCCGGAGGTTTCCGGCGGGCCTGTTTCTGCCTGCTGCAGCGTGCACCGGGCAGGGGCGGCGGACATTTTGCACACGTTAATAATCCTTGAACTTCACAGAATGAAAACGCTATAATTGAGCTTGAGTACTTAGTTGAAGGAGCCAATCTATGAAAAAAGGCAGGATGTTCTATAAGATTTTCATCCCTATACTGGTGCTTGGCATCGGTCTGGTAATCAGCTTCGGCAGCTATATTTATATGACAACCAACCATTCTGTGATTGAGCGGGTCGCTGACGGCAAGCAGCGGCTGATTAATCAGATCAGAAGCACGCTTGAGCAAAAAATTAAGACGATCGAATATGCCTTCAACACGTACAGCACCACCAGCTCGTTCAGTGAGGTCATCAAGAATCCGATTACCGAATCGGATTTCCAGGCTTACCGCGATATTAATACGCAGCTGAATTACATAGCCTCTCTGGGGATGGACGGCGTGGAATACTCCCTCATCAGCCTGGAGCAGGATTGGCAAATCTCGAACGGCCGGCTCTCGTATCTGACCGCCGGGGACCGGGCCGCCCTGTTCGCGGAATATATTGATGATCAGAAGCAGTCGCTCTTCTGGATCAAGACGGATAACGGCATCCGGTTTGTGAATACGCTGCCGGTATTCTCCCAGAATAAGCAGGCCATCGCCTTATCCGATATATCCCTGCTGTCGCTGCGGCGCACCCTGCAGACGGAAGATAATACCCCGGTATTCCTGCTGAACCGGCAGGGAGATATTCTCTACGGGCCTGATGCGGGAGAAGCAGAGCTGCCGACAGCAGCCCAATTAAGCCGCGTTACAGAGGCAGCCGGCAGCGGAGGCCTGACGGGCATAGTGCCGCTTGAGCTGTCCGACCGCCAGAAGGTTAAGGCCATCTACGCCAAATCTTCCTATAACAATTGGATCTATGTAACGCTGCTGGAGCAGAAGGAGGTTTCGGATGCGCTGACGGCCACCCGGTTCGGCCTAATCATGATGATTGTAATCATTACGCTGCTGATTGTAGTTGTGGCTTACGGCACGGCGCTGCATTTCACCAGGCGTATCCAGAAGATCCAGCGGAAGCTGTCTGGGGACGCTCAGCCTGCACCGAAAGATGAGATTGACTGGATTATCAGATCCATAGATACTATTTTGTCGGAGAAAGAGAATCTGGAGGGGCTGCTGGAGCTGGAGATGCCGCAGCTGGAAACCCAGTGTATCCTGAATCTGTTCCGGGGCAGCATGTCGGCCGGAGAGCTGGAGCATAATATGGCCCGGTTCGGCTATTCGTTCGCGGAGGATACGCGTTTCGCCGCCATGCTGATCCAGCTCGACAATTACGGGGAACGGCAGGCGAATGATAAGAATCTGCTGCTCGTCGCCGTGAACAAGCTGGTAGAGGAGCTCCTTCCGGGCTCCCGGAGGATGATTCCGATTCTGCTCAACGATAAGACGCAGGCGACGATCCTGATCTTCGAAGGCGCAAGTGAGCAGGAGAACCGCAAGCAGGTGCTGGAGGATGCCAAGCGGATCATCAGGGCGGTGCGGGAGCTGCTCAAGCTGTCGGTCAGCGTTGGGATCAGCCGGTTCTATACCGACCTGACCGGCAGCAGGGAAGCCTGCGAGATGAGCAAGCAGGCGCTGCACACCCGGCTGAATCTGGGGAAGGAATCCATTATCTTTTATGAGGATATCTCTAACGTGATCTCGGGGCCGGTGCTGCTGCATTACCCGTCAGAGCTGGAATCCCGGTTGTTCGACGCGATCCGGCTGGGCGATGAGGAGCAGGTGTCGCGTTCGCTCTACCCGCTGCTCGGGGAGATGATGAAGCACAGCAAGAACCCGCTCAACTTTGAAGTGACGCTGATCCGCTTCGTGAATAACCTCATTCAGCTGGAACAGCTGATCGGCGTGGAGGTGCTGCTGACCCAGGATCATTCTGCCCTGTACCACCGGCTGCTCGATATCCGCAATCCGGAGGAGATTGAACGGATTCTGGTCAAAGAGGTGATTCAGCCGATGGTGACCAGCATGAAGGAGAAGACGACCCGGCAGTTCCGCGGCCTTGCCGACCAGATAGCGGGCATTGTGCGCACGGAATATGACCAGGATCTGTCGCTGGAGCTGATCGGTGAGCGCCTGCATTACAGTCCTAACTATTTGAGCAGCATTTTCAAGAAGGAATTCGGCATGACCTTCAGTGAATATCTGATGGGCTACCGGCTGGAGACGGCCAAGAAATGGCTGGTGGAGAGCGACATGACGATTAAGGAGATCGGCGAGCGGCTGCAATACCATAATCCGCAGAACTTTATCCGCTCCTTCCGCAAGAAGGAGCATGTAACTCCGGGCGCCTACCGGTCGATGAAGCAGGAGAAATAGCCTGCCGGTACAGCAGGAGCAGCATAACCAGAATAACCAGAATAAACAGAA encodes:
- a CDS encoding DUF6710 family protein, translating into MNTKQDFDHLMAFAKDLINENLGFYYDINYGYFQPETHPIIDFIRLIGRRIQSELMLAPVLHGEIDQLERIFSDNLFFDEWAEVTPGGQSFHFLMKPIDDNSKAIHLSRDLVFPSPWIPRKLRDSLIRIGEGTLNGGWRQDAGHQVILWLPLGIAFVEGSGHHSVTAGIAKGEGDLYPTSVFDISPIYDHVYTDGKYYYRRHDQSVISEVMFAECAAIFEIGRMMIEQKITF
- a CDS encoding DUF2798 domain-containing protein yields the protein MGSNKKEALIFTSIMCFFMVVFMSFYNVIISSGFNNKLVVHVAEGLIPALIVALFCDIVIVSKIAKGLAFKIVKPASPAIQKVLTISCFMVCGMVILMSLYGTLAHFGFGDNFFRNYFRVLGLNFICALPLQLLVVGPLTRFLFTRMFPVRTAAHSA
- a CDS encoding MarR family transcriptional regulator; this translates as MKEYIQDLNLIDLLSEKHKVLRDKVNLLSGEPLNKTETHILAMLELHEMLSISELSRMISISRQGTQKTINNLLAEGYAGTAAVEGNNRDKHIVLTEKGAAACRSMLEIKQGIEAEIAAKIGKEQVENLRRLLTADWL
- a CDS encoding helix-turn-helix domain-containing protein, translated to MKKGRMFYKIFIPILVLGIGLVISFGSYIYMTTNHSVIERVADGKQRLINQIRSTLEQKIKTIEYAFNTYSTTSSFSEVIKNPITESDFQAYRDINTQLNYIASLGMDGVEYSLISLEQDWQISNGRLSYLTAGDRAALFAEYIDDQKQSLFWIKTDNGIRFVNTLPVFSQNKQAIALSDISLLSLRRTLQTEDNTPVFLLNRQGDILYGPDAGEAELPTAAQLSRVTEAAGSGGLTGIVPLELSDRQKVKAIYAKSSYNNWIYVTLLEQKEVSDALTATRFGLIMMIVIITLLIVVVAYGTALHFTRRIQKIQRKLSGDAQPAPKDEIDWIIRSIDTILSEKENLEGLLELEMPQLETQCILNLFRGSMSAGELEHNMARFGYSFAEDTRFAAMLIQLDNYGERQANDKNLLLVAVNKLVEELLPGSRRMIPILLNDKTQATILIFEGASEQENRKQVLEDAKRIIRAVRELLKLSVSVGISRFYTDLTGSREACEMSKQALHTRLNLGKESIIFYEDISNVISGPVLLHYPSELESRLFDAIRLGDEEQVSRSLYPLLGEMMKHSKNPLNFEVTLIRFVNNLIQLEQLIGVEVLLTQDHSALYHRLLDIRNPEEIERILVKEVIQPMVTSMKEKTTRQFRGLADQIAGIVRTEYDQDLSLELIGERLHYSPNYLSSIFKKEFGMTFSEYLMGYRLETAKKWLVESDMTIKEIGERLQYHNPQNFIRSFRKKEHVTPGAYRSMKQEK